A single genomic interval of halophilic archaeon DL31 harbors:
- a CDS encoding UspA domain-containing protein (PFAM: UspA~KEGG: htu:Htur_2792 UspA domain protein) has translation MHVLVGYDESEQADRALRHAVERYPEATISAVHVSDPREWIAQGEEEGPQFVEGAYDRVSEAATKTLKTAEGIAAEYDREIRTEAIVGGPARAMVEYAEEADVDHIVLGSHGRRGVRRFLLGSVSEAVAKRSPVSVTMIRNPPDED, from the coding sequence ATGCACGTCCTCGTTGGCTACGACGAGTCCGAACAGGCAGACCGAGCACTGCGCCACGCAGTTGAGCGCTATCCGGAGGCAACGATCTCTGCGGTGCACGTCTCGGACCCGCGGGAGTGGATTGCCCAGGGTGAGGAGGAGGGACCACAGTTCGTCGAGGGTGCGTATGACCGCGTGAGTGAGGCAGCGACGAAGACCCTCAAAACGGCCGAGGGTATCGCCGCTGAGTACGACCGCGAGATCCGGACGGAGGCCATCGTGGGCGGACCTGCCCGCGCGATGGTCGAGTACGCCGAGGAAGCGGACGTGGACCACATCGTCCTGGGCAGTCACGGCCGCCGCGGCGTACGTCGGTTCCTGCTCGGCAGCGTCTCCGAGGCGGTGGCCAAGCGGTCGCCGGTCTCGGTGACGATGATTCGGAATCCGCCCGACGAGGACTGA
- a CDS encoding hypothetical protein (KEGG: nph:NP3904A hypothetical protein), translating to MSGSTTAEGESPPEPTAEPAHVEELISGLDDLTAAGESAAASQLTTVRELLAEAHKRGIINSEVKQLDRNDAAEAFVGSVIFASPLLIEDGVFDIASYLFETTVAGVPVFLVANTLFVVVMTYALLEWTGRDKREATTFFGVVPARVVMILGVSLVVTTLLMTVWGRVDSWTQPFEALARINVIWTVGSLGAALGDILSGEDTAPVADQYDTETGAHLTDGELVVSILSQFDDLEAVTTGPDREMVERLRQRTASSTTGDVLGDSIRKYTGRDIAEGFVGSIFFSIGFLVEDGVFDVAEYFLSFRVGLFPVFFLANAAFVLAMIWGLVYWAGPQDVKATRPILGFIPRRLVGIALVSYLTAAALMTMWGRVADWNDPVVAMARISVVWTVASFGAALGDILPGESSGADINDELSEFVEWDGAGAADE from the coding sequence ATGTCGGGATCGACGACGGCGGAGGGAGAGTCACCGCCTGAGCCAACAGCCGAACCCGCTCACGTCGAGGAGCTCATCAGTGGGCTCGACGATTTGACAGCGGCCGGGGAGTCCGCTGCGGCGAGCCAACTCACGACGGTGCGTGAGCTGCTCGCCGAAGCGCACAAGCGGGGAATCATCAATTCGGAAGTAAAACAGCTTGACCGCAACGACGCCGCGGAGGCGTTCGTCGGCAGCGTGATTTTCGCGTCGCCGCTGCTCATCGAGGACGGGGTGTTCGATATCGCCAGCTACCTCTTCGAAACCACCGTCGCTGGCGTCCCGGTGTTCCTCGTCGCCAACACGCTGTTCGTCGTGGTGATGACATACGCACTCTTGGAGTGGACCGGGCGGGACAAACGGGAGGCGACGACGTTCTTCGGGGTCGTCCCAGCCCGCGTCGTCATGATTCTGGGCGTCTCGTTAGTCGTCACAACGCTCTTGATGACCGTTTGGGGGCGGGTCGACAGCTGGACCCAGCCGTTCGAAGCGCTCGCCCGCATCAACGTCATCTGGACTGTCGGCTCGCTGGGCGCTGCCCTGGGGGATATTCTTTCGGGCGAAGACACCGCACCCGTCGCAGACCAGTACGACACTGAGACGGGAGCTCACCTGACTGACGGCGAGCTCGTTGTGAGCATCCTCAGTCAGTTCGACGACCTAGAGGCAGTCACAACGGGGCCAGATCGGGAGATGGTAGAACGGCTCCGCCAGCGAACCGCCTCCTCGACCACCGGCGACGTGCTCGGCGACAGTATCCGGAAGTACACTGGTCGGGATATCGCGGAGGGGTTCGTCGGCAGCATCTTCTTCTCCATCGGCTTCCTGGTCGAGGACGGCGTCTTCGACGTTGCAGAATATTTCCTCTCGTTCCGAGTCGGCTTGTTCCCGGTGTTTTTCCTGGCCAACGCAGCGTTCGTTCTGGCGATGATTTGGGGGCTTGTTTACTGGGCCGGCCCGCAGGACGTGAAAGCGACCCGACCGATTCTGGGATTCATCCCCCGCCGACTCGTCGGAATCGCGCTCGTCTCCTATCTCACCGCGGCGGCGCTCATGACGATGTGGGGCCGTGTGGCTGACTGGAACGACCCGGTTGTCGCGATGGCGCGCATTAGTGTCGTCTGGACGGTTGCCTCTTTCGGCGCGGCACTCGGTGACATCCTCCCCGGCGAGAGTTCGGGGGCCGACATCAACGACGAACTCTCCGAGTTTGTCGAGTGGGATGGCGCTGGCGCGGCCGACGAGTAG
- a CDS encoding hypothetical protein (KEGG: hma:rrnAC1665 hypothetical protein), which produces MIDRESSPAVADEYIERLFRDSRTNALLGWAVVGVLLVAFAESALDADLQWMVFIGVVSVIVLVPAIAYRSWEVMLPWELIGLATFPILVRGVIGGTVGTFATYLALAGLALVVVVELHMFTELNVTHWFAVVLVVLTTLASVAAWTVVRWNLDRTMGTNYLTTNEVLMTEWLWVTLAGVVAGVLFDAYFRRRDRQLRRAIRQVVRR; this is translated from the coding sequence ATGATCGATAGAGAGTCGTCCCCCGCGGTCGCCGATGAGTACATCGAGCGGCTGTTCCGGGACAGTCGAACGAACGCCCTGCTGGGTTGGGCTGTTGTCGGAGTCCTCCTCGTTGCCTTCGCGGAGAGTGCGCTCGACGCCGACCTGCAGTGGATGGTGTTCATCGGTGTGGTTTCCGTAATCGTGCTCGTTCCGGCCATCGCGTATCGGTCGTGGGAAGTGATGCTTCCGTGGGAACTGATTGGACTCGCGACCTTTCCGATTTTGGTTAGAGGGGTAATCGGCGGTACGGTGGGGACGTTCGCGACCTATCTCGCCCTCGCGGGACTCGCGCTGGTCGTGGTCGTCGAACTCCACATGTTCACCGAACTTAATGTGACCCACTGGTTTGCCGTCGTGCTGGTCGTACTAACCACGTTGGCCTCTGTCGCTGCCTGGACAGTGGTGCGGTGGAACCTCGACCGGACGATGGGCACGAACTATCTCACGACCAACGAGGTCCTGATGACTGAATGGCTCTGGGTCACGCTCGCAGGCGTCGTCGCGGGCGTGTTGTTCGACGCCTACTTCAGGCGGCGCGACCGTCAGCTTCGGCGCGCCATCCGACAGGTGGTCCGCCGATGA
- a CDS encoding hypothetical protein (KEGG: nph:NP3902A hypothetical protein), with translation MANLSGAINRVRRARREAVAPQSGSFERYRPPYEEALEAVQDLADDELFDELDTWLAETTRAKEELPTPAALRQKARELCADYGVEIPDDSPLRE, from the coding sequence ATGGCGAACTTGAGTGGTGCAATCAACCGCGTCCGCCGGGCACGCCGAGAGGCTGTGGCCCCGCAGTCAGGGAGCTTCGAGCGCTACCGCCCACCCTACGAGGAGGCGCTGGAAGCTGTTCAGGACCTGGCCGACGACGAGCTATTCGACGAACTCGACACGTGGCTGGCCGAGACAACCCGCGCGAAGGAGGAACTACCCACGCCGGCTGCGCTCCGTCAGAAGGCCCGCGAACTCTGTGCGGATTACGGCGTCGAGATCCCGGACGATTCCCCACTGCGGGAGTAG
- a CDS encoding peptidase M50 (KEGG: hmu:Hmuk_0406 peptidase M50~PFAM: Peptidase M50; Cystathionine beta-synthase, core~SMART: Cystathionine beta-synthase, core), with amino-acid sequence MRSFTVGKIWDIPIRINTSLLIFLPLLAWLIGSGQQIELYAGFIEGFTGVGFEPGRLRAGLTPWIIGITAAVGLFVSVTLHELGHSWVALRYDIEIESITLWILGGMAALSSIPKEWNREFWIAIAGPITSFLVAAVCYVGAVLSPESLQVSRFIVGWLAITNLTLGVFNLLPAFPMDGGRILRALLARSQPYATATRTAGRIGVLFAFLFAIVGVLTFQLLLLLLALFIYGAATTESRAVVLDELLEGITVDDVMSRDPPSIDADATVEEFGSHLLRDRRNAHLVVDGGAVVGIVTLADLQQTKRQDHSTTRVGEIARDVPRVTPDDDAFDTLALLNQAGASEAIVELRGEVVGTLTQSDYGAAISIRKGFQSSIAA; translated from the coding sequence ATGCGAAGTTTCACCGTCGGTAAAATCTGGGATATCCCCATCCGCATCAACACGTCGTTGCTCATCTTTCTCCCCCTCCTCGCGTGGCTCATCGGAAGTGGCCAGCAGATCGAACTCTACGCCGGGTTCATCGAGGGGTTCACCGGTGTCGGCTTTGAGCCAGGACGCCTCCGTGCAGGACTGACGCCGTGGATAATCGGGATCACTGCAGCGGTTGGGTTGTTCGTCAGCGTGACGCTCCACGAACTCGGCCACTCGTGGGTGGCACTGCGCTACGACATCGAAATCGAATCCATCACGCTTTGGATTCTGGGTGGGATGGCGGCGCTTTCCTCGATTCCCAAGGAGTGGAACCGGGAGTTCTGGATCGCTATCGCCGGACCCATCACCAGTTTCCTCGTCGCGGCTGTCTGCTACGTCGGGGCCGTGCTGTCGCCGGAGTCGTTGCAGGTCTCGCGGTTCATCGTTGGATGGCTCGCCATCACGAACCTCACGCTGGGGGTGTTCAATCTCCTGCCGGCGTTCCCGATGGACGGCGGCCGCATCCTGCGAGCCCTGCTGGCTCGCTCCCAGCCGTACGCTACCGCGACCCGGACGGCTGGCCGGATTGGTGTTCTCTTCGCGTTCCTCTTCGCGATAGTTGGCGTTCTCACCTTCCAGTTGTTGTTGCTCCTACTCGCCCTGTTCATCTACGGCGCCGCGACGACCGAGTCCCGCGCCGTCGTGCTTGACGAACTGCTCGAGGGGATTACTGTCGACGACGTGATGAGCCGCGACCCGCCGAGCATCGACGCCGACGCCACCGTCGAGGAGTTCGGTTCCCACCTCCTGCGTGACCGCCGAAACGCACACCTGGTTGTGGATGGCGGTGCAGTCGTCGGAATCGTCACACTTGCGGACCTCCAGCAAACCAAACGGCAGGACCACAGCACAACACGAGTGGGGGAGATCGCCCGTGACGTGCCACGGGTGACCCCCGACGACGACGCCTTCGATACGCTCGCGCTGCTGAACCAGGCGGGTGCGAGCGAGGCTATCGTGGAGCTGCGTGGGGAGGTAGTTGGGACCCTCACTCAGTCCGATTACGGGGCCGCCATCAGCATCCGGAAGGGGTTCCAAAGCTCGATTGCGGCCTGA
- a CDS encoding hypothetical protein (KEGG: hla:Hlac_0660 hypothetical protein), translated as MRFLPRPSQTNQRRLTRLMQAVLLAIVAYGVVAKEPKAIVNGGVALAVTFVPALFERNYKIPLDPWLGLWITTAVFLHTLGSAGLYGQIPWWDHLTHATSASLIAGVGYTAARAVDLHADEIHLPTRFAFVFILIVVLAFGVAWELFEYLLDIIANTTGVTMPLAQHGLDDTVKDSMYNSLGALLVATFGQAHLTGVAEGLREQWLPEE; from the coding sequence ATGAGGTTCCTTCCCCGGCCGTCCCAGACCAACCAGCGCCGCCTCACTCGACTGATGCAGGCAGTGTTGCTCGCCATCGTCGCCTACGGCGTGGTCGCCAAAGAGCCGAAAGCCATTGTCAACGGTGGGGTCGCGTTGGCGGTGACGTTCGTCCCCGCGCTATTTGAGCGCAACTACAAAATCCCGCTGGACCCGTGGCTCGGGCTCTGGATCACGACTGCAGTGTTCCTCCACACCCTCGGGTCGGCCGGCCTCTACGGGCAGATTCCCTGGTGGGACCACCTCACCCACGCCACCTCGGCATCGCTCATCGCCGGCGTCGGCTACACTGCCGCGCGTGCGGTCGACCTCCACGCCGACGAGATTCACCTGCCCACACGGTTCGCGTTCGTCTTCATCCTCATCGTCGTGCTGGCGTTCGGCGTCGCCTGGGAGCTGTTCGAGTATCTACTCGATATCATCGCGAACACGACGGGGGTGACGATGCCGCTGGCCCAGCACGGCCTCGACGATACGGTGAAAGACTCGATGTACAACTCCCTCGGCGCGCTCCTCGTCGCCACCTTCGGGCAGGCCCACCTCACCGGCGTCGCCGAGGGGCTGCGCGAGCAGTGGCTGCCAGAGGAATGA
- a CDS encoding heavy metal translocating P-type ATPase (TIGRFAM: ATPase, P-type, heavy metal translocating; ATPase, P-type, K/Mg/Cd/Cu/Zn/Na/Ca/Na/H-transporter~KEGG: hma:pNG6059 copper-transporting ATPase CopA~PFAM: ATPase, P-type, ATPase-associated region; Haloacid dehalogenase-like hydrolase): MQSDRTPAADASETCRLCGSDLSTRRRDAGDAFCSEGCRDVDDRLPAPEVYHDQNAGPGEQPPTESDEDSVFLTVEGMHSTTCESFLESVAMKLDGVRGAEASYVTESIRVTYDSTAVTDPDGFRDMLVEELSVLGYSAASREKGTAEAAYEADIEDVIGYRYAAGVVFTSFLMIPYLVVFYPAHFADLFGLEYNLFAAGNQALVVLPAFLILTIVVMLFTGAPVLRDAYVALKLRQPNTGLLVTMTALAAYLFGSASFVAGGTGVYYDLTVVSVATVTGAMFYESVVKRRAADALTDLTISRVRTTLRYASDGSTVSVDVDTLETGDLVLVPEGERIPVDGTLTEGECTVDEAVVTGESTPVRKQVGDTLIGGSVLVAGAADLRVGEDATSSIDRLTAAVWGFQTATHGAQRRADELATKIIPALAGLSVLVGVATVLVGGDLPAAAVAVLTVVLVGSPWVLGFATPFSTGASIEAALDRGIAVFDETVFERLRAVDTVVFDKTGTLTTGQMELLETDLSLDLFGAVAALERRAAHPAAAAIVAAYDRQNDAAAAKSVTKFTSHGTGVEGVVDGDRLLVGTLDLFGDQGWSIPSDISDRAVAAHESGNLPVVVGRNGTAEGLVLVGDEPRVGWEETLADLSERGLETVVLTGDDAAAAEAFTDSEHVDYVFAEVPPSGKAATVRRLQADGREVAMVGDGTNDAPALAAADLGLSLGSGTALAADAADLALVEDDLATVDTAFGLSATAAERRRQNVVAALSYNAIVAPTALVGILNPLVAMFGALVSCGLVVANSHRTFDDGD; this comes from the coding sequence GTGCAATCGGACCGAACGCCCGCGGCGGACGCCTCGGAGACGTGTCGGCTCTGTGGTTCGGACCTCTCCACGCGGCGGCGCGATGCTGGGGATGCGTTCTGCTCTGAGGGCTGTCGCGACGTCGACGACCGCTTGCCTGCTCCTGAAGTCTACCATGACCAGAACGCTGGACCAGGTGAACAACCGCCCACAGAATCGGATGAGGATTCGGTGTTTCTCACCGTCGAGGGGATGCACTCGACGACATGCGAGTCGTTCCTCGAGTCAGTCGCGATGAAGCTCGACGGCGTCAGGGGCGCCGAGGCCAGCTACGTCACCGAATCGATTCGGGTGACATACGACTCTACAGCCGTCACTGACCCAGACGGGTTCCGTGACATGCTGGTCGAAGAACTCAGTGTGCTGGGCTACAGCGCGGCCTCCAGGGAGAAAGGCACCGCCGAAGCGGCGTACGAGGCGGACATCGAGGACGTGATCGGCTACCGCTACGCCGCCGGGGTGGTGTTCACCTCGTTCCTGATGATCCCGTATCTCGTCGTCTTCTACCCCGCCCACTTTGCGGATCTGTTCGGCCTGGAGTACAACCTCTTCGCGGCAGGGAATCAGGCACTCGTCGTGCTGCCGGCGTTCCTCATTCTCACCATCGTCGTCATGCTGTTCACCGGGGCTCCTGTACTGCGGGACGCTTACGTCGCCCTGAAACTGAGACAGCCGAACACCGGACTGCTCGTCACAATGACCGCTCTCGCTGCGTACCTCTTCGGGAGCGCCTCTTTCGTGGCTGGCGGGACGGGCGTCTACTACGATCTGACGGTCGTGTCAGTCGCAACGGTTACGGGGGCGATGTTCTACGAGTCAGTGGTCAAGCGTCGGGCCGCGGACGCGCTGACGGATCTGACCATTTCCCGCGTGCGTACCACGTTGCGCTACGCGTCCGACGGCTCGACGGTATCCGTCGATGTCGACACGCTGGAGACGGGTGACCTTGTGTTGGTCCCGGAAGGTGAACGCATCCCAGTTGACGGCACATTAACGGAGGGAGAGTGTACCGTCGACGAGGCTGTTGTGACCGGCGAGTCGACTCCCGTCCGGAAGCAGGTGGGCGATACCCTCATCGGCGGCTCAGTGCTCGTCGCAGGTGCAGCAGACCTCCGAGTAGGTGAGGATGCGACCAGCAGCATCGACCGGCTGACGGCCGCTGTCTGGGGGTTCCAGACTGCGACCCACGGCGCTCAACGGCGGGCTGACGAACTCGCCACCAAGATCATCCCGGCGCTGGCTGGCCTGAGCGTGCTCGTCGGCGTCGCAACGGTCCTCGTCGGTGGTGACCTCCCCGCCGCTGCCGTCGCCGTCCTGACAGTGGTGCTCGTTGGCTCACCCTGGGTGCTGGGCTTCGCAACGCCGTTCTCCACGGGAGCCAGCATCGAGGCGGCGCTCGACCGCGGTATTGCGGTGTTCGACGAGACTGTGTTCGAGCGGCTCCGCGCCGTCGACACGGTCGTGTTCGACAAAACCGGGACGCTCACGACCGGCCAAATGGAGCTGCTGGAGACTGACCTCTCGCTCGACCTGTTCGGCGCCGTCGCAGCGCTGGAGCGGCGAGCCGCCCACCCGGCAGCGGCCGCGATTGTGGCTGCCTACGACCGGCAAAACGATGCTGCGGCGGCGAAATCGGTCACCAAATTCACCAGTCACGGGACGGGCGTCGAAGGTGTGGTCGACGGCGATCGGTTGCTTGTCGGGACCCTCGACTTGTTCGGCGACCAGGGATGGTCGATCCCGAGCGATATCTCGGATCGAGCAGTAGCCGCCCACGAATCCGGGAACCTTCCTGTCGTGGTCGGTCGGAACGGAACCGCCGAGGGATTGGTTCTCGTGGGTGACGAACCGCGTGTTGGCTGGGAGGAAACGCTCGCAGATTTGAGCGAGCGTGGGCTCGAGACGGTTGTCCTCACCGGCGACGATGCGGCCGCCGCCGAAGCGTTCACAGACAGTGAGCACGTCGACTACGTCTTCGCCGAGGTGCCACCTTCGGGGAAAGCGGCGACGGTTCGCCGACTCCAAGCCGACGGACGGGAAGTCGCGATGGTCGGTGACGGCACAAACGACGCGCCCGCACTAGCTGCCGCGGACTTGGGGCTCTCTCTCGGCAGCGGCACCGCACTCGCGGCCGACGCGGCCGACCTCGCGCTCGTCGAGGACGACTTGGCGACCGTCGACACCGCGTTCGGACTCTCCGCAACGGCGGCCGAACGGCGCCGGCAGAACGTCGTCGCCGCGCTGAGCTACAACGCGATTGTGGCGCCCACTGCGCTGGTCGGCATTCTCAACCCACTTGTGGCGATGTTCGGCGCGCTGGTCTCCTGTGGGCTGGTCGTGGCGAACTCTCACCGCACGTTCGACGACGGAGACTGA